A part of Campylobacter magnus genomic DNA contains:
- a CDS encoding type II secretion system F family protein, translated as MKTYKVTQKKLGRVFSDTIKAQSLAQAKQIAVNKRGGTVIEVSESKNIFDLDAIKTALFTPKIKMLSYIATLRQLAVMTNAGISIHDSINEVVNNTKDKRVAQIFGRMRDDLNAGMNISDSIIQFKRDVGNVSIALISLGEQTGRLAESLYHLVEILQDVYDNRQKFKKAIRYPIVVICAIILAFILLMLLVVPKFRDVFASFNAELPLPTRILLNIEWAFSNYGFAIGAGVLAAILITIFIYYRNPRFKYGFDKYILKLYLIGNIIFFSTMSRFNLVFGELVHSGIPVIDALNTSLLNVENSFLRERLESVKISVSRGNSLSSSVAATELYENMLVQMIAAGERSGSIDAMLARITDYYKERFNNILDNISAYIEPILLVFIAGMVILMGLGIFMPMWDLAKAVK; from the coding sequence ATGAAAACATATAAAGTAACGCAAAAAAAACTAGGCAGAGTGTTTAGCGACACTATAAAGGCCCAAAGCCTTGCCCAAGCTAAGCAAATAGCTGTAAATAAGCGTGGTGGCACAGTAATAGAGGTTAGCGAGAGCAAGAATATTTTTGATCTAGATGCTATAAAAACCGCACTTTTTACTCCAAAGATAAAAATGCTTAGCTACATCGCTACTTTGCGCCAGCTTGCTGTTATGACTAATGCTGGTATCTCTATCCACGATAGCATAAATGAAGTAGTAAATAACACCAAGGACAAGCGAGTAGCGCAGATCTTTGGTCGCATGAGAGATGATCTAAATGCTGGTATGAACATAAGCGATAGCATAATTCAGTTTAAGCGTGATGTGGGTAATGTAAGCATTGCGCTAATCAGCCTTGGCGAGCAAACAGGTCGCTTGGCTGAGTCCTTATATCACCTTGTAGAAATACTCCAAGATGTATATGATAACCGCCAGAAGTTTAAAAAAGCTATCCGCTATCCTATAGTAGTAATCTGCGCTATTATTCTAGCTTTTATCTTGCTTATGCTGCTTGTAGTACCAAAGTTTAGAGATGTTTTTGCTAGCTTTAACGCCGAGCTGCCTTTGCCAACTAGAATTCTATTAAACATCGAGTGGGCATTTAGTAACTACGGCTTTGCTATAGGCGCAGGCGTGCTTGCGGCTATTTTAATAACTATTTTTATTTATTACCGCAACCCACGCTTTAAATACGGCTTTGATAAATATATTTTAAAACTCTATTTGATAGGTAATATTATTTTCTTCTCAACTATGAGCCGTTTTAATCTTGTCTTTGGCGAGCTAGTTCACTCAGGAATTCCAGTTATTGACGCGCTTAATACCTCGCTTTTAAATGTAGAAAATAGTTTTTTAAGAGAGCGTTTGGAGAGCGTAAAAATCTCTGTTAGCCGTGGTAATAGCCTATCAAGCTCAGTAGCAGCCACTGAGTTGTATGAAAATATGTTAGTGCAGATGATCGCAGCAGGCGAGCGTTCTGGTAGCATTGATGCGATGTTAGCTAGAATCACAGACTATTATAAAGAGCGATTTAACAACATACTTGATAACATCTCAGCCTACATTGAGCCGATTTTGCTTGTGTTTATTGCTGGTATGGTTATTCTTATGGGACTTGGTATCTTTATGCCGATGTGGGATCTAGCCAAGGCTGTGAAGTAG
- the era gene encoding GTPase Era: MRCKMPKSGFIAVLGRTNAGKSSLINYLLNTKIAMVSHKQNATRRLLKAIVMDGDNQLIFTDTPGLNDSQKAMNKILNERALLASQGSDAILFCASVFDDTSVYEKFLEMNSSLPHVVAITKIDLAKKEQLFAKLREYAKYSEHFSAIVPVSTKKAVFKRELLSEISKILPEAPHYYDSENLSDAMAKDIYREFILEAIFECVSEELPYSAEVRVKNVSEGDMLRIEALIITDNASHKGIFISALKNIGIRARKLISALSGQKVYLGLEVVVEKNWLKDEKKLIKFID, encoded by the coding sequence ATGAGATGTAAAATGCCAAAATCTGGATTTATCGCAGTTTTAGGCCGCACAAACGCTGGAAAATCAAGCCTTATAAACTACCTACTAAATACCAAAATCGCTATGGTATCTCACAAGCAAAATGCTACTAGAAGACTTTTAAAAGCTATAGTGATGGATGGGGACAATCAGCTAATTTTTACTGATACTCCAGGACTAAATGATAGCCAAAAAGCTATGAATAAAATTCTAAATGAGCGTGCGCTTTTAGCCTCCCAGGGCAGTGATGCTATTTTGTTTTGCGCTAGTGTTTTTGATGATACTAGCGTGTATGAGAAGTTTTTAGAGATGAATAGCTCTTTGCCGCATGTAGTAGCAATTACTAAAATTGACTTAGCAAAAAAAGAACAGCTATTTGCCAAGCTTAGAGAGTATGCTAAATATAGCGAGCATTTTAGCGCAATAGTGCCAGTTAGCACCAAAAAAGCAGTTTTTAAAAGAGAGCTTTTAAGCGAGATTTCAAAAATCTTACCCGAAGCCCCACACTACTATGATAGCGAAAATCTAAGTGATGCTATGGCAAAGGATATTTATAGAGAATTTATTTTAGAAGCGATATTTGAGTGTGTGAGTGAGGAGCTGCCTTATAGCGCAGAAGTTAGAGTAAAAAATGTAAGCGAAGGCGATATGCTGCGAATAGAAGCTCTCATCATTACAGATAATGCTAGCCACAAGGGTATTTTTATCTCAGCACTTAAAAATATAGGAATTCGTGCTAGAAAGCTAATCTCAGCACTAAGTGGGCAAAAGGTGTATTTAGGCCTTGAAGTAGTAGTGGAGAAAAACTGGCTAAAAGATGAAAAAAAGTTAATCAAATTTATTGATTAA
- a CDS encoding M23 family metallopeptidase, which produces MKKLFLVFFACFSLLFGKELSFTQIGNGEAFVLISPNQKAKKLVIAGKERSWINHPSKAGYKFAIISAKYASSGEIIVNNGDEKLVFSIKTLPYKKERITVNQSRVTPPKSVQKRIKKERDEANKIYATFTPELFVSKPFEVPLNSKITSPYGGARMFNGSLKSFHSGTDFRAAVGVKIPASNDGIVRIAKDRYYAGGSVIIDHGSGIYTQYYHLSRVDVKVGDRVSQGQIVGLSGATGRVSGPHLHFGVFAGGTQVNPMSFIKEFNEKLF; this is translated from the coding sequence ATGAAAAAGCTTTTTTTAGTATTTTTTGCTTGTTTTAGCCTACTTTTTGGCAAAGAGCTTTCTTTTACGCAAATTGGCAATGGAGAGGCTTTCGTGCTAATCTCACCTAATCAAAAAGCCAAAAAGCTAGTAATAGCAGGTAAAGAGCGAAGCTGGATAAATCATCCTAGCAAGGCTGGGTATAAGTTTGCCATTATCTCAGCCAAATACGCTAGCAGTGGCGAAATAATAGTAAATAACGGCGATGAGAAGCTGGTTTTTAGCATAAAAACTCTGCCTTATAAAAAAGAGCGAATCACAGTAAATCAAAGTCGTGTAACCCCACCAAAAAGCGTCCAAAAGCGCATAAAAAAAGAACGAGATGAAGCGAACAAAATTTATGCTACTTTTACCCCAGAGCTTTTTGTCTCAAAGCCTTTTGAAGTGCCACTAAATAGCAAAATAACAAGCCCTTATGGCGGTGCTAGAATGTTTAATGGTAGCTTAAAAAGCTTTCATAGCGGCACAGATTTTAGAGCTGCTGTGGGCGTGAAAATCCCAGCTAGCAACGATGGTATCGTGCGCATCGCAAAAGACCGCTACTACGCAGGCGGCAGCGTGATTATAGACCACGGCTCTGGCATCTATACGCAGTATTATCATCTAAGTCGCGTGGATGTCAAAGTAGGCGATAGAGTAAGCCAAGGGCAAATCGTAGGACTTAGCGGAGCTACTGGCAGAGTAAGTGGCCCGCACTTGCATTTTGGAGTATTTGCTGGTGGAACACAGGTAAATCCTATGAGCTTTATTAAGGAATTTAACGAAAAACTTTTTTGA
- a CDS encoding CDC27 family protein: protein MLDTIEVAKLEKLYAKRQAKRLLKYLLACLFATLLLATAIFYSFDDATKNSSIELAKNEQNKKEEQEYANAKPDKQIEDNEEDIKKAQKQALKEKARAKIKEEEAMLAEIDLSGYFNEVPESAISKEPLYRTQIEEPEYDPTNSTPAINIKSTEIQPDYNNKSSKNNITISSTPIKPSLESIEEHFKNSKDPKDALALARDYYAKKDYKNAAKWAFELNNLDKNNADGWLIFAKSKYNVGNKKDALKVLEAYLSQVSNKQEVQNLITKMQSNIPLSE, encoded by the coding sequence ATGCTTGATACTATAGAAGTTGCAAAACTAGAAAAATTATACGCAAAAAGACAAGCAAAACGATTGCTAAAGTATTTGCTTGCTTGTTTGTTTGCTACTTTGCTTTTAGCTACTGCTATTTTTTATTCTTTTGATGATGCTACAAAAAATTCTAGTATAGAACTAGCAAAAAACGAACAAAATAAAAAAGAAGAGCAAGAATATGCAAATGCCAAGCCAGACAAGCAAATAGAAGATAATGAAGAAGATATCAAAAAAGCCCAAAAGCAAGCCCTAAAAGAAAAAGCTAGAGCAAAAATAAAAGAAGAAGAGGCAATGCTAGCTGAAATTGATCTAAGTGGGTATTTTAATGAAGTGCCAGAAAGCGCTATATCAAAAGAGCCTTTATATAGAACGCAAATTGAAGAACCAGAATATGACCCTACAAACAGCACGCCAGCCATAAATATAAAAAGCACAGAAATACAGCCAGACTATAATAATAAAAGTAGTAAAAATAATATAACAATCAGTTCAACACCAATAAAGCCAAGCTTAGAGAGCATAGAAGAACATTTTAAAAATAGCAAAGACCCAAAAGATGCCCTCGCTTTAGCAAGAGATTATTATGCTAAAAAAGACTATAAAAACGCAGCCAAATGGGCATTTGAGCTAAATAATTTAGACAAAAACAACGCTGATGGCTGGCTTATTTTTGCTAAATCAAAGTATAATGTAGGCAATAAAAAAGATGCTCTAAAAGTGCTTGAAGCCTATCTGAGCCAAGTAAGCAACAAACAAGAGGTTCAAAACCTAATCACAAAAATGCAAAGCAATATCCCACTAAGTGAGTAA
- the mshL gene encoding pilus (MSHA type) biogenesis protein MshL — MVWKLNKIFLALALCFAFSSSLEASNCNNRALSITTIETISIKEILDQLSGECGFSVVIKAGDKDATQTLSSTVSSLNIKGLTLHEIFNILLSQNDLIYSFRKNILNISSVDTRIFKVDYITSIREGRAVVKASADSAPIQLDDTTNTNTNTDTKNQENIIETTEKFDFWERMAGEIEAIMNNGKEGFKAPLPVVNSNAGLVSVTGTKAQLERVQEYISKLNKSLKKQVMIDVRIVSVDLNNEYQRGVDWSKFDLSFNSYLGGNPATPSQFTFGRWNDTHTAWDIVTPSMNPIRGGFILQGAVNINLEGVINFLDTTGTTRVVSSPKIMTMNNQQALISVGDNINYQITNTIIGTETKTENVDIKQYSTFIGILLNLLPEVSDDGKIMLRINPSLNTFKYKEDNIRQNTPRTIAPDTMQKKLSSVVHINSGDTVVLGGLISQESGDGTTKVPGLGNIPVLGYLFKSEKKILRNTELVFIITPRIVDIDEGNKLKDSLKSLGFSDGLF, encoded by the coding sequence ATGGTTTGGAAATTAAATAAAATATTTTTAGCTTTAGCTTTGTGCTTTGCTTTTTCTTCTAGCTTAGAAGCTAGCAATTGTAATAATAGAGCTCTTAGTATAACTACAATTGAGACAATTAGTATTAAAGAAATTCTAGATCAGCTCTCTGGCGAGTGTGGTTTTAGCGTAGTGATAAAAGCTGGAGATAAAGACGCCACACAAACGCTTTCAAGCACTGTCTCAAGCCTAAATATTAAGGGTTTAACTTTACATGAAATCTTTAATATTTTATTATCTCAAAATGATTTGATATATTCATTTAGAAAAAATATTCTTAACATATCATCTGTGGATACTAGGATATTTAAGGTTGATTATATAACCTCTATTAGAGAAGGAAGAGCAGTAGTAAAAGCCTCAGCTGACTCAGCCCCAATCCAGCTAGATGACACTACAAACACAAATACAAATACAGATACCAAAAATCAAGAAAATATCATTGAAACTACTGAAAAATTTGATTTTTGGGAGAGAATGGCTGGTGAAATTGAAGCTATTATGAATAATGGCAAAGAAGGCTTTAAAGCACCACTGCCAGTAGTAAACTCAAACGCCGGACTTGTTAGTGTAACAGGTACAAAAGCACAGCTTGAAAGGGTTCAGGAGTATATCTCTAAGCTAAACAAAAGCCTTAAAAAACAAGTAATGATAGATGTCCGCATAGTCTCAGTTGATCTAAATAACGAGTATCAAAGAGGCGTTGATTGGTCAAAGTTTGATCTATCTTTTAATAGCTACTTAGGCGGCAATCCAGCAACTCCAAGCCAATTTACCTTTGGTCGTTGGAACGATACACACACAGCTTGGGATATAGTTACACCTAGTATGAATCCAATTCGTGGTGGCTTCATTCTACAAGGTGCTGTAAATATAAACCTTGAAGGTGTGATAAACTTCCTTGATACTACAGGCACAACCCGTGTAGTCTCAAGTCCAAAAATAATGACAATGAACAACCAGCAAGCCCTAATCTCAGTAGGTGATAATATAAATTATCAAATCACAAACACCATAATAGGCACAGAAACAAAAACTGAAAATGTAGATATCAAGCAATATTCTACTTTTATAGGAATTCTACTTAATCTTTTGCCTGAGGTCAGCGATGATGGCAAAATTATGCTTCGTATAAATCCTAGCCTAAATACCTTCAAATACAAAGAAGACAATATTAGGCAAAATACCCCAAGAACTATCGCTCCTGATACTATGCAAAAAAAGCTCTCAAGTGTAGTTCATATAAACAGCGGCGATACTGTAGTTCTAGGTGGACTAATCAGCCAAGAAAGTGGCGATGGAACTACAAAAGTCCCAGGTCTAGGCAATATTCCAGTGCTAGGATATTTATTTAAAAGTGAAAAAAAGATTCTTAGAAATACAGAGTTAGTTTTCATCATCACTCCACGTATAGTTGATATTGATGAGGGCAATAAGCTAAAAGACTCTTTAAAAAGTCTTGGATTTAGCGACGGATTATTTTAA
- a CDS encoding GspE/PulE family protein, whose translation MASIIDINKTITQVLQKSGKFDEAVMASFEAELNESNTRALLEEKIGLNTEGIMNVLALIYRRGRINIDEVCGYFALDRVGFLKYFAQHFKFEYSSLDESSIDYNLARKIPSAQLKHLGALPLKEDEVNVYVAFRDLFDVEVQDQIANIFNRKILKVVVCDTTKLDKVLSKMELNESVSSLIAQIRQEISSTSTDDGGESSGILRLIETILKTAISSRASDIHIESSEKNCIVRCRIDGMLAEIFVFDKDIYPPLVSRLKMLSNLDIAEHRKPQDGRFSVQVLGRDYDFRISTLPVIHGESVVMRILDKSKAIIKLSELGMLEDNLAKFSRLTRTPYGMILVTGPTGSGKTTTLYAALNDIKSVEKKMITVEDPVEYQMDMIQQVHVNEKAGLTFASSLRSILRQDPDIVMIGEIRDQETLRIAIQAALTGHLVFSTLHTNDAISAVARVVEMGIEPYLVSGSLIGVEAQRLVRKLCPHCKQKITLTPMQLDHIIHLIPDDFTFYAPVGCEKCSQTGYLGREMISEILPISDKISSLIAKNATKEELTSTALAEGFKDFFTDGIRRAAMGITSIPEVYRVAKS comes from the coding sequence ATGGCAAGCATAATAGATATAAATAAAACAATCACTCAAGTTCTACAAAAAAGTGGCAAGTTTGATGAAGCAGTGATGGCAAGCTTTGAAGCAGAGCTAAATGAGTCAAACACCAGAGCTTTACTAGAAGAAAAAATCGGGCTAAACACCGAAGGTATAATGAATGTCCTAGCTCTTATATACCGCAGAGGTCGTATAAATATCGATGAGGTTTGCGGATATTTTGCGCTTGATAGAGTAGGGTTTTTAAAGTATTTTGCGCAACACTTCAAGTTTGAGTATAGCTCACTAGATGAAAGTTCTATTGACTATAATCTTGCTAGAAAAATTCCTAGCGCACAGCTAAAGCACCTTGGAGCTTTACCTTTAAAAGAAGATGAAGTAAATGTTTATGTAGCTTTTAGAGATCTTTTTGATGTAGAAGTACAAGATCAAATCGCAAATATCTTTAACCGAAAAATTCTAAAAGTAGTAGTCTGCGATACCACAAAGCTAGATAAAGTGCTTAGCAAAATGGAGCTAAATGAAAGCGTAAGCTCGCTAATAGCTCAAATCCGCCAAGAAATCAGCAGCACTAGCACAGACGATGGCGGCGAGAGCTCTGGTATTTTGCGCCTAATTGAAACTATACTAAAAACCGCCATTTCAAGCCGTGCTAGCGATATACATATAGAAAGCAGTGAGAAAAACTGTATTGTTAGGTGTCGTATTGATGGTATGCTAGCCGAGATTTTTGTTTTTGACAAAGACATTTATCCCCCGCTTGTAAGCCGCCTAAAAATGCTTTCAAACTTGGATATAGCAGAGCACAGAAAGCCTCAAGATGGCCGCTTTAGCGTTCAGGTTTTAGGGCGTGATTATGACTTTCGTATCTCAACTCTGCCTGTAATTCACGGTGAGAGCGTGGTAATGAGAATTCTAGATAAATCAAAGGCTATCATCAAGCTTAGCGAACTAGGTATGTTAGAAGATAATCTAGCAAAATTCTCTCGCCTTACTCGCACGCCTTATGGTATGATACTAGTAACTGGCCCAACAGGCTCTGGTAAAACGACCACTCTATACGCTGCGCTAAATGATATAAAAAGCGTAGAGAAAAAAATGATCACCGTAGAAGATCCGGTAGAGTATCAAATGGATATGATCCAGCAAGTTCATGTAAATGAAAAAGCAGGTCTAACCTTCGCAAGCTCTCTTCGCTCAATCCTTCGTCAAGACCCTGATATCGTTATGATAGGCGAGATCCGTGACCAAGAGACCCTTCGCATCGCTATTCAAGCAGCGCTAACTGGACACCTTGTTTTTTCTACACTTCACACAAATGACGCTATTTCAGCTGTAGCGCGCGTGGTGGAGATGGGGATAGAGCCTTATTTAGTAAGTGGCTCGCTAATAGGCGTAGAAGCCCAGCGCCTAGTTCGCAAGCTCTGTCCACACTGTAAGCAAAAAATAACGCTAACACCAATGCAGTTAGATCACATCATACACCTAATTCCAGATGATTTTACCTTTTATGCGCCAGTGGGCTGTGAGAAATGCTCTCAAACTGGCTATTTAGGCAGAGAGATGATAAGTGAGATTTTGCCAATTAGTGATAAAATCTCATCGCTAATTGCTAAAAACGCTACAAAAGAAGAACTTACAAGCACAGCTTTAGCCGAGGGCTTTAAGGACTTTTTTACAGATGGTATCCGTAGGGCAGCTATGGGAATTACTAGCATTCCAGAGGTTTATAGGGTGGCTAAATCATGA
- a CDS encoding coiled-coil domain-containing protein, whose protein sequence is MDLSGLFNKNAGTTSIVSIDVAKSLAYCFEENSLKVLSLQKVNKDATKIVSIKLKDIQNTRVQSMLNGEELQNDIVVQTRKNLGLNDEIEYIVKSRIVGENSYESYALNYEVLSQGLQDVVSELKYIDKIIPDPFLFEGLYEARVLNANETHCFLFLDNDDAFLALYNKGGFGFTRGFGRYSLTNLCEQYKNNTGANIELKDFLNSLKNEGVNGAFFSVLDDMAFYISDVFNSTASLANAGISKVFIGSSIGAIPGLANLINQKLSIETIDFDFNKKFEAGDLDASCMNTIRYYYAKYILDDSLNFTAFSRPPAFLKRDGGQFLAVVAIACVLGLIAPIYELGSALYYFGINHFEESKLQDIKKELSILEPDYKSKKEQVDNQKKQINELEASIATSKKLLDESQDKKFNYRSKAEFLSDISALISDVKVKTTHINFKNNEANIHIISDDDNKITALIEKIDKSSKFRVTTERISVQNTNSALFESNITVGFIK, encoded by the coding sequence GTGGATTTATCTGGCTTGTTTAACAAAAATGCTGGCACTACTAGTATTGTAAGTATAGATGTAGCAAAATCTTTGGCCTACTGCTTTGAAGAAAATAGCTTAAAAGTATTATCTTTACAAAAAGTAAATAAAGATGCTACTAAAATCGTTAGTATAAAGCTAAAAGATATACAAAATACTCGTGTTCAAAGCATGCTAAATGGTGAAGAGCTACAAAATGATATAGTAGTTCAAACTAGAAAAAATCTAGGCTTAAATGATGAGATAGAATATATCGTAAAATCACGCATTGTAGGCGAAAATAGTTATGAGAGCTATGCGCTAAATTATGAAGTTTTGAGCCAAGGCTTGCAAGATGTTGTCTCAGAACTAAAATATATTGATAAAATCATCCCTGATCCATTTTTGTTTGAAGGGCTTTATGAAGCTAGGGTTTTAAATGCTAATGAAACACACTGCTTTTTATTTTTAGATAATGATGATGCTTTTTTGGCACTTTATAACAAGGGCGGGTTTGGCTTTACTCGTGGTTTTGGCAGGTATAGTCTAACTAATCTTTGCGAACAATACAAAAATAATACCGGTGCTAATATAGAACTAAAAGACTTTTTAAACTCGCTTAAAAATGAAGGTGTAAATGGTGCGTTTTTTAGCGTGCTTGATGATATGGCGTTTTACATCTCAGATGTATTTAATAGCACAGCAAGCCTAGCAAATGCTGGTATAAGCAAGGTTTTTATAGGCTCTAGCATAGGCGCAATTCCAGGTCTAGCAAATCTAATAAATCAAAAACTATCTATAGAAACCATAGATTTTGACTTTAATAAAAAATTTGAAGCAGGCGACCTTGATGCAAGCTGCATGAATACTATAAGGTATTATTATGCTAAATATATTTTAGATGATAGCTTAAACTTCACAGCATTTTCTCGTCCACCGGCTTTTTTAAAGCGTGATGGGGGTCAGTTTTTGGCTGTGGTGGCTATCGCTTGTGTATTAGGGCTTATTGCTCCTATTTATGAGCTTGGTTCGGCGCTTTATTATTTTGGTATAAATCATTTTGAAGAGTCAAAATTACAAGACATAAAAAAAGAACTATCTATCCTTGAGCCTGATTATAAAAGCAAAAAAGAACAAGTAGATAACCAAAAAAAGCAAATTAATGAACTAGAAGCTAGCATAGCAACTAGCAAAAAACTTTTAGATGAAAGCCAAGATAAGAAGTTTAATTATAGATCAAAGGCTGAGTTTTTAAGTGATATTAGTGCTTTAATCAGCGATGTAAAGGTAAAAACTACGCATATAAACTTTAAAAACAACGAAGCAAATATACACATAATAAGCGATGATGATAATAAAATCACAGCTTTGATAGAAAAAATAGATAAATCAAGTAAGTTTAGGGTAACTACTGAACGAATTTCTGTGCAAAACACAAATAGTGCTTTGTTTGAAAGCAACATCACGGTAGGATTTATAAAATGA
- a CDS encoding ATP-binding protein produces MQNPYTKIKDIFLDSINEHDYVKLDKSVIAYRKICSALDKPLKIILFFGKPGSGKTFLLHKIYSDLKDDREILLFPQPFFKESDFVKAICESINISLLANVDELLAYFRANVKTDAMSGTPLRQILLMLDESQLYPKELIEKIRLMADTRYFKIVFTIHKTVKEDVLAKDYFKTRIWEVVEFEPCSLDETKMYIEKKLAYHGFESTFAIFSKANLKNLWKYCSGNLRLLNKLLYKFFEILEYYEERSPSKARSAISKVIDMAAIDTGMLNA; encoded by the coding sequence ATGCAAAATCCATATACCAAGATAAAAGATATTTTTCTTGATAGCATAAACGAACATGATTATGTTAAGCTTGATAAAAGCGTAATAGCATATCGTAAGATTTGTTCTGCGCTTGATAAACCATTAAAAATTATTTTATTTTTTGGTAAGCCAGGTAGTGGAAAGACTTTTTTATTACATAAAATTTACTCTGATTTAAAAGATGATAGAGAAATTTTACTCTTTCCGCAGCCTTTTTTTAAAGAAAGCGATTTCGTAAAGGCAATTTGTGAGAGTATAAATATTTCTTTGCTTGCTAATGTAGATGAGCTTTTAGCATATTTTAGAGCAAATGTAAAAACTGATGCTATGAGTGGCACGCCTTTGCGCCAGATTTTGCTAATGCTAGATGAATCTCAGCTCTACCCAAAAGAACTAATTGAAAAAATTCGTCTTATGGCTGATACTAGGTATTTTAAGATAGTTTTTACTATTCATAAAACAGTAAAAGAAGATGTGCTAGCAAAAGACTATTTTAAAACACGCATTTGGGAGGTCGTGGAGTTTGAGCCTTGTAGCTTGGATGAGACAAAAATGTATATAGAAAAAAAGCTTGCTTATCACGGCTTTGAAAGTACTTTTGCTATATTTAGCAAGGCAAATCTAAAAAACCTTTGGAAATACTGCAGTGGCAATCTGCGCCTTTTAAATAAGCTACTTTATAAGTTTTTTGAGATACTAGAGTATTACGAAGAACGCAGCCCGAGTAAAGCCCGTAGTGCTATATCAAAGGTTATAGATATGGCAGCTATTGATACAGGAATGTTAAATGCTTGA